The Cotesia glomerata isolate CgM1 linkage group LG7, MPM_Cglom_v2.3, whole genome shotgun sequence genome segment gtgaaaggaaaaaataaagatctcgatagcttttttacctttaaaagttggaaaaaattttgcctttcatgtttttggataaaatttctattttatattgttttgatgtttttgatatattttctttgagaagtatataaaaaaacgaaaaattaaaaaaaaaattgatcaatttgatcaaaaaaaaaaatttaacataggCTAGAtgggttgaccccacttgtaaataattatcagtGGTTTTAGGAGTGATAATTGATTGGTAATAAttacacatatttttttttgttttgcagATGAAAGTTAAACGAGAAAGTTTATGCCCTGACGAAGGTCACTATCCATTCCAGCAAGGATGCAGCAATGCGTTCTATAAATGCAAAAGAGATTCAAGGAAAGCATTACAGGGTTATTTGTACAAATGTCCTAAAGAATATGTGTACTGGTCAGTATCTCGACGCTGTGAACGGCAAAGTCGGCTGCCTACTTGCTCGCATATAAAATACGAAGACAATGAACGAATACATTCTGTGGAAAATCGATGGGAGTTACCTATCGAGGACCGCAATCTTTCTGCGCGAATGCTCGCTTTTTAGATTcacaaatttaatataaaatacctttcatttcctttttcatgaattttttttttttcatcgccAATTcatcaaaacaaaattttattaaagaaaatttatttatgaatattacttcttattattaaataattgaatctCCGTACGATTTTATTTCcgagttatttaattattgatataatttgtGATAAAATCGTACGAGACATTCGGGAATTATTTGGTTCGGGTATTTTTTTACGgagcaattatttattgctacgttatttttattttgagcgCTTTAAtgaaaagataattattaatcaaactTGTATATAATTATGCGTCATTTggaaatagtaataaaaaatattttttaattaaaaaaataattaacggatattaaattttgaattgaaagaTATCCTAACAAGAGAGTTATTAAAGTCCTTGAGGAGGACAGTGATATTGCTCTATAGATGTCAAATTATAAGTATGAATATGATATGACAACCGCAATATATCATTGAACTGATCTCGATGACTACTCTCTATCTTATTCATACATCACTTATTCATTTATGGTAAATTCAAAGATAATAATGTGAAATACCATCAATTGAAAATTGCCTGTCCTTGTCATTGAGACAgctaattatgattataacaCTTTGAAGgaagtaatttatactttgtaataatgttaatcaaaaaataggataattataaaataattttaatccttTAAcgtatgtatatttttatataatctcaaataaattacatagTATTGACAATATATActgttttattttcaataatgtctttttttaattaattataacattaacaataataattaatactttacccattttaataatattttgataaaatattagttaataataacttaaataGATATGTACAAATATATTATGCAAAAAACgccttttttataataatagtatgaaaaattgcaatagacaaatattgattactttctaaagtttaaattttatttgtgaaaaatattaagaaacaaattttttttcaaggcaGTGCTACCATTAACTtcgttgatttaaaaataataattaagaaacttcTAAAGAATTAATTGATAACAAAGTagtggaattattttttttttttttaacaaactgtgaaaatttaaaattaaataataataaaaacgcTCGAAAAAACTGGAATGTAGCagctattaacaaattttgcaaataaagaaatttggTTGAGTCTCACGTAGAAACAGATTGGAGAcataaaataagtatttacGAATTAATGGTATACAATCACGATTAATTGAAACAGTAGTAATAACATGAGGATTTAAAATCCaccatttaatattttaatttaatactcaCATGATATAATTTACACTTAATcgattataatatatatatatagttgctgcatgtatatatttattatccaGTCTCGTTTCGAgtcgtttatttttaattctatagCGTTGATTCAGTTTACTTGCCactgtaataaaaatgaatgagtCAATTAGACTTTTATCGATTAGATATCAATGAATAGATGGTAATAACcgatatttaatataattttatacctTCAACGGCGCATCTCGCTCAGCATTAGCGAGTTCGTTTTCACGTTTTTCTCGTTCTTGAGCTTGTTGTTGTTGACGTTTTACCACATTAATATTACCGATACCCCGTTGTTCCTGCTCTTTCATTCTTCTTTCAGCGGCTTCCATTTGTTGTTGTCTTCTTGTTTGCTTTAatgaagagaaaaaataaataagtattaataaatcttaccgcatataataataattatatattattaaaatgataaaaaattgattaagaaaatatataaaaaactgattgaaacttttttatattaaattttgaaatttactatttatggcattaaatttatttaaataaatgacattgaagttagctgtcacaatcaatttttaattttatttaccaatttctacatgtcaattttttttttcataatttatttgttagaaaaattctaaaaattgttaaaagtctgctaaattaattttcatttaaataaataaaaaaagaaaaaaaaaaacaaaacaattgtcGTACTCTAGTGTCAAACACTATTGATTACATGCTTGGTAACAGGTAGTTGAAtagaaaacaattatttatttagagcAAATATGTCAATATGTAAAAATACTTGTAATTTCACGTTTTTCCAACagtatttaatgattttataattccataaatttttgtgttcataatataataattgtcaTACATATTGGTGaacactttttaaataaatatgtaaccACAATGACTCACCTCGTCAGGTGTCAAATCTTCGTATGAACCAGATTCTTTGCAACAAGATGTGCATAAATTAcccattttaaataaataaatttatcttcttcaactaataataattaatgaaacgTGACACGTTGATTGTTAATCgacaaatacttttaaaataaaagtcaaAAACACTTGAGCTTTTGATGTGTTTTTACgtctttatttttctatttttcgtTGTTATCACTCCGCAAGGTTGACAACTGTAGATAAcgaagaaatttttgtttttatcatGTTGGTACTCAGCAAAGGACAGTAAAGTGTAAGAAGTGTAAAATCAACTTCATGTTAGCTCACTGGTAACCTGCTaatcagtgaaaaaaaaaacgggtCACTTGCccgaaaattatttacaaaattcatacttaaatatataatttataatttatatatttatcaataatgtCTTCAAGCAGGCTCAATATGATCGTAagttgtttaataaattttttaaatattatttctacaagTAAAATTATGTTAGACTCCAatctatttaacaaaatatactcgcagtattgaaaaatatcaattataataatttttaattaacaaatattaatattattttcaggTAAGATCATTTTCTTCATCTCCAGTCACACAACAATTGGTAAAGGTAcgtaaattgaaataaaaaaaaaaaattattttgtgttatgtaatttttttacaacacAGTTTcattgatattaaataataattatgaaataatttccaacAGCCTCCACTTCAAGTTTTTGGTGTTGAAGGACGTTATGCTACTGCTTTGTTTTCAGCAGCCAGCAAACAATCATCATTGGATGCTGTTGAAAAAGATCTCTTGAAATTCcaggttaaaaatttttatttattatgacactgaaaatatcaaatttattaatataaacttagcatgatactgaaattgagagacatctgataatttttagaatttttttaacaaaaaaattatagcaagaaacttttatttaaaaacttcatctttaaaagctctgaaaaattataaatgagattataaataattttctatgcctagtttatttttaaagaagaaccgaaaaattgtcaagtgtctGCTCTCATAACttagcaataataattaatattttaataattaatttctacaGGGAATGTTGAAAACAGATACCAAGCTGGTTGATTTTGTAAAAGATCCATCAGTAAAACGTAAATTGAAGGCCGATGCATTCAAAGCCATCAGCACAAAAATAAACTTGAACCCAGCAACAGCAAATCTGTTGGCCCTGTTGGCCGAGAATGGTCGATTGGGATTATTGAATCAAGTAATAAACGCATTCAAGCTAATTATGGCGGCTAATCGAGGTGAAGTGGTGTGCGAGGTAATAACATCCAAGCCTCTTGACGCTGAGAGCAAAACTAAGCTTGAGTCTGCCTTGAAATTATTCTTAACAAAGGGACAAACCCTTCTTCTAACAACAAAAGTTGATCCATCAATCATTGGTGGTATGGTTGTCTCAATTGGTGACAAATACGTCGACATGAGTATCGCaagtaaagttaaaaaatattcagacATTATTTCCACTGCAGCTTAAATACatcaatttaaatgaaattatacaGAGAAAATACTAGATTTATTATACGCGGTGTTTCACTGTAGTAATCCATGCATCATGCATtgagtttcaataaaaaatgtatgtaaataattctcttttatcttttttttttttttttttagatgtacatagatatttttttcgttttttgttaACTTACCCTTGCTCtatacttaaaatagtcttaaatatttattgtgaaAATTCAAACGAAAAACAGTTAATTGATTTTCCATTCAATTGGTCGTAATTTATATTGGAGAAAATAAACCCaatatatcatataaattatagTATGGTCCACGATCAAAgcaatttattgattataacCTGAGTTAGTGGTCCTTGGGCTAATAGTAAAATGTCTATTAAACGGCATTAGCTTTTAAATATTAGGATATACTGTGAGGAGCCGCACATTCTATTGAGTTGGCTTAACTTGACCACAGGATTATTGATCAGGCAATGATTGATGACTGGAGAGAATTATATTATGAGAAAGATTGATTATAACCGTGTCacgtaataaataataaataaccatatcccatcaataaaatttagggtagtaaaaatatttttcgagagGATACGAAGTCAACAGGCAAGAAGTAAAGACATAAGAGATTGATTGTTGAGgaaataacatatataaaataatatataaaaaaaaaagtaaatatagtGACAAGCTATCTCTTGGAGGCAGATGCAGATCGAATCGCACATAAACCTGAGGACCTGCGCGTGTTGGTACATCGGCTTGCGCGTTGATCATCTACCCAAGTTGATAAAGCTTGAGAGCAACTCACTTGCCGTCCTGACGGCAGTGCAGTGGGCCAGTTGGACACTTCTTGACGTGTAGTTCCGTAACGGGTGTCTGACATCGTCATCACCACATATACTTGTCGTTgttgtatattattataaagttCGCGCCTGTGTAAGCCAGTTGATCAAACATTAGCCAAGTACCAACACCCTCGGGCTAATTTAACCCGTTGACGACTGCTAATAACGTTGTTAATAAATCAGTGGGGTGTAATAATTGACATTATGAGTCAAGAAACCGGAGAAATTCCTTCAGTAGTTGAATTAAATGTGGGTGGAGTCTTTTATACAACATCACTGTCAACTCTTACCAAAGAAAGTGACTCTCAGCTATCAGCAATATTTACGGGTAAGACACCAGTTGAAAAAGACGCAAAAGGAAAGTATTTTCTTGATCGTGACGGTGTTCTATTTCGTTATGTATTGGATTTCCTGCGTAATGAAGCATTGACATTACCTGAAGGCTTCCGTGAACGTGAACGGCTAAGAAGGGAAGCTGTTTATTATGGACTTCCTGGATTGGAGAAAGCCATACAGGAAGCCAATGCTGAAGGATGTGCTACCACAAGGTCACTCTGTGGTAGACGCGGAGTTGGATACATTACTGTAGGCTACCGCGGGAGCTTTGCTTTTGGTCGTGATGGACTTGCTGACGTTAAATTCCGCAAGCTCTCCAGAATTCTTATCTGTGGGCGCGTCGCAATCTGCAGGGATGTATTTGGTGAAACGCTCAATGAAAGCCGAGATCCAGATCACGGATTATCCGATAGATACACCTCGAGATTCTTCCTCAAACACAGCTTCATCGAGCAGGCTTTTGACATGCTCCAGGAACAGGGATTTAAGCTTGTGGCGAGCTGCGGTTCTGGAACCGCTGGAGCTTCTACGGAACAGCTTAAACCTGGTGTTGACTCGGAAGAAAATCGCTGGAATCATTACAATGAGTTTGTATTTGTGCGCGAGTAGATGTCACATTTACATTTCAAAGACACTCATACAAACTGACAAATTTAACACACACACGTACTTATACATACATGtaatacatatacatattacATCAATACAGGTCACGTTGGTTTTAATATAACATGATGAtgatttagaaataaaaaatgcctaGTACacactaaaaatgaaaatatacacCAAGTAGATCATCTTCATCAGAATAAATcttccaatttttaattaaaattattcgtgATAATTGAACTGATATAGGCGGGATCATTATTATATTGCGGTAAATTCAAACTTATTTATGGTTTGAATTCACCTCTGtaatttttgttgttgtttatgtattatattatattatattatatataaaaaaaaatatattatatatagattagactggaatattttttcctagtctaattattattatattatattatattatattatattatatttaaaatattattaataattaatattatttaaaaactattcTCTTGACACAAAATAATGTATTTAATACTTGATAAATACGGATAACCGACAGCAATCAAAtatgttctaaaaaaaaaaaaaaaaaattaattaaataacgaATTGATGGTAGAAATCAATCATTGTAACATTCTTTTCTGGTTCACTGATAATGGGAACatggcgaaaaaaaatttttactgtatgATGTGTAGAGaaatttgttgaattttttacggCTCTAAGCCGTGTCTAATGACAAAATCATAGTATGGCTTAATCATCAcatatcttaattaaaaacgaaaaaaaaaaaaataataattaaaagtatgataaaaataaaacataataattataataataataaaggcCAGTGTGTTGGAAATAATAAAGTCACTGGACAATcacattgataataattaaaaaggcGTATGTAATTCATACTCTAAATAGGAAGATGAGCAGGGTAGTAGTTCTGAAAAGGTCATAAAAGAGAGGAGGAATAAAACCTTTTGTCTCTTAAAACTACGGTAAGCTAACGTTGAATGCCATATTACAGAGAGTTTAATCGATTGTAAGAGGCAAGGAATAGTTAAATTTCGTATAACTTTTAAAGTTACgcgaattaaaaacaaattaaaaaaaaaaaaataatttaacaaaactaaaacttacaaaaaattcaacgTAGAATACGGGTTCTTTAAAGCCAAAAtgataatatatgtataattagatttaatgactttaaaaatcttcagaatatatttaatcgaaaaaaaaaaaaaaaaaaaaaatgaatacttatttcattttactttatttggtatatttattatattttttattgtgctTTTAAATCCTCATTTCTATCTTCGTGAGATCATaccttttaataattattttttattttagtatataatacgattatatttaattaaatagttctATAACTACGTTCAATATGCAGTGCATACGCCTTCCACGAGAGAACCCCAAATCCTACTAAGCAGAATGTAAAGAGAGATCCACCTTCAACAGAAATGAAATATATAAGTAAAACAAAAAacgaattaattaaatttaaaaataaagttagccaacatctaaaaattttttttattaaaaaattattacaaaaaaatgaaaaaaaaatttttttcatttgttaaaaacttcaaaaactataagtgcaattttttagtaataatttaataaattaagcaaaataaaaaaatcaaaaatgtcggctaactttattattataataaaattatcaacctATGAAGCTCAGGACATCAAATTGACGTGGTACAAATGAAGATACTGAAGATGAAATATCTAGTGAAATTGGCATTGCAGTTGTTGTACTCGTTGTATGACGATTCTGATTCATTGTTGTATAACGTTCATATTGTAACTTATCAATGCTTTGAGTTGTCGTTTTACTGCTGGTGGTTTCACGGTACGGAGATGTTGTCGTTGTCTCTCTGTCTTTTTGCAGAGCAgtctttattttcattgttgtaCTTACACTGTCATTACTACTCATCAAAGCAGTATTGTTTAAACCAATCTTTGGTTCTGCCGTCGTTGTACCGTCAACTTGTCTTATAAAACGCCTTTTATTCcctgttatttaaattattgttaattaaaatatgcaaaaaaatttttcaaggcCACTTGTAGGTTAGTTTAATGTTTATGTTTAtcaaaagataataaataccTTTATAATGCGGATTACTAAAACATAATACTCCTAAGGATATGAGCACGAGAATAGTATTAACATTTATTACCTTCATTATTCAAAGTTTAATCTCTAATAAGTTATTTATATAACTATCTCGATCTAGGTAACGTCAGACAGCATCAATGGCCCATCGTGCGTGTAAATAATGCGTATAAATAAGGGCGAGTATTAAAAAAGGGATGCTCAATATCATAGAGGAGCTTCACAGCGACCCTGTTGACCATAATAAAAAGCGTTAGTCTCTTTTTTTTAGGCGGGAATATAGAGCAACAGAAACTAATCAgagtagataaaaaaaaaaaaaaaaataattaaagtaagtaaacaaaaagaatttttaatttaaaaattcgtatcaacaactttttaataatttcatgcttctatttttaaactatttattatttgttattaaaaattgtcagttgTTTGtgagaaaattgaaataatactaaaattagcatgatactaaagttagccgacgttttttaatttttttttaataataaaattagaacaaaaaaatattttttaaaaattgcacttacagtttttaaagttttttataattgaaaattttttttttgtagtcattttttcaataaaaaaaattattaaaattttcagatgtcggctcatttaattttgataaaattagccgacgtttttaattttttaattttttttttcaattattaaattaaaactaaatcatattttttaaaaattgcattcatagtttttcaagttttttacaaatgaaaatttttttttatttttttgtaataactttttcaattaaaaaaattctaaaaatttttagatgtcagctaacttaattttcatcaaattaaatggtaaaaaacaatacagtaattttatttattaataaatttaattactttatcatgaaaaatatattttttaataatatatacaatattCGAACAcatgattataatttaatgtaaattatcTTACAAatatttcatagaaattaaccctcaataattttatacaattttattgaataatttctatttatagATCTCAATCCTTGGATTCATCAGACATTAGCTTCTAAGTTGGctttaacaaaaataagaaaaaaaaataattacaaagttTCAGGGTTAATTACttatttcaaaaagttatctaatttaataaagtgTTGATAGTTAATTATGAAACGTCAAGGTTCTTTTTAGTCGTTGAAGCATTAAGACCGGCGACATCTCCAGACTCAAGTTGTTTAAGTAACCGGAATAAAGCCGCTGCTTCTTTAATCCTACTAAACTCAATACAGAAAGCTTGcacttcaataaataattcttgtacatttattattttatttctaattaaagACTGAAGAAATACGCAAACAAGTCTTACGAGACGATTTTGCATATAACGATCTTTAATTGTTTCACAAGTCGATATACAATTGCTTATATAAAGATGAACAAATTCCGTTGGTAAGTCAACAGTTGTCGTAAGACGATTAACAACTTCCATTGAGTGTAATGACATTTCCATATTAACTAGAACACTAAAATATTCTGTTATTTGACTTGATTGcattaatttcaaaagaaCTTCGATCGCTATCAGTGGATTATTTTCCACTAACTCTGGCAACTTGCTTGGCGTTAAACCAATGTGATATACTAATTTTGGATCTTTCTTCAATTCTGTGCTGAgatgttgttgttgctgcGGAGTCAGGACTTTGGTGAACGCCTTTCGCATCAACCTACGAGCCTCAGCACCGGCACTGTTCGATACGCACATGTTGACATCGTACTCTGGCGAAAATTGAGACAGTTCTGTAACGGGCATCCACTTTAATCCACCAGCGGGATGATCATAAAGCGGCGGAGCGAGTCGCAGAAATTCGGGTCGGTAATTTTGACTGCACAACGGTGGATCACCAtcgattaaattttctatgatTTCTTTTTGGAGTGTCTTCTTtgaatctatttttttattagcatCCGAGTCGGGTAGAATTATAGGAATACCACACTTACTGATACTAGGAAACTCTGCATGACTTTCAGCTAGTTTTAGTTGGAACTTGGTCAGCTGATCAGCGCCGACGGATATTGGAGTAAAGTACAATTCTTCTAAAATTTGACGTGGAGTTTGCTTCAACATTTCTACACCGTGGAAAGCAATCAGACTAGCGACAAATTTAGATTCACTCTGTGACAAAACAGGAATATGTCCAGAGGATAATGATTTAGAGTCTTGAGTACTCAAAGTGTCGCCGGGTTTCAGCATTTGGTTGAAAACACTCGCAAATGGAGTTGACGAAAATTGTTCACCTGGATATAAATGATACAGCATTGACATTGCTATCAAGCGTGAAACCTGATGTGGTAACAAATCTAATTGTTGCAATAAAAGTACTAACGTTAAACCAACTTTGAATTTATCTTGTGATGAGAATTCTTTatgtaattgttttattagGTTATCCAACGGTGTGTCAATATTTTCCTCATCCAGAATCCCCATTAATTTTGTCAAATCTTTTGGTGACAGactcatttttatttgttattgttgcaggtattttttaaattaactaacctctttactattaaatattgtcaatttttatcaaatgtaaacaaaaatatcattcaACACTATTGTTACGAAAAAACTGACTAGACTATAGATAggcatgtaaaaaaaaaaatactattacaaattaatcaagtaaatttCTACTTAATCAGCAACTGAtctttttacacaaaaaaaataaatttttttttttataatataaaatatttattggaaaattaaaaaattacgcattaattgtttatttaaaataattttaaaaagttaaagtaAATTgaacttttgtaaaaaaaatatattcgtaAGTTTGTGGTGGTTTTCATgaacgataaaataaaaaaacagtgAAATACAAACAAGCTTTTATGATAACCAATTTAAAAGTACGAAAGCGTCATTTGTTGTAGTGAAAAGTAACGAAAATTAGTGAAATAAATGTacagtttttattataatttattaattaataatctaaaatttaattaaaaaataataaagaagattgataatgaattttatgaacaGTTTAGCTGGTAATACATTACAATCAGGTGATGCGGCGAtgcaattaaataatgttgaaGTATTGTATACAAAAGTAcagaaagtttatttaaaaccGCAATATAAAGAGGAACGTCAACGAGAGTTGAGAGTTAATGTTGAAATTCATTCAGGAATAAGTCCCGTTTGTCGTAAggtaatcatttattttattacttattataaccTGTAATTAATTCTATTAAACTGATAGtgacattataaataaagttattttattcttacagACTCTATGTGTTCTTTTATCTGATGATGATGACCCGTGTTTTTTATACTCATTACTTATCACTGAGGATGACTTCAAAGTACTTAAAGCTCAGCAGGGATTACTGGTGGACTTTGATAACTTTGCTACTCAGTTGATTCATCTGCTGGAACAGTCACATGGATCAATGAGTGGTGCTTCAAAATCGCCACCAAAGTTTTTACTACTGTTGTCTGAAGAAGGCAATGGTGAATGGATATTCAAACTTGttgaaactaataattttaagcatCTGTGCCATTTGAGTTTAAATATATCACCAGCCAGTGACTCCGATATTAAGACTCACATGGCTATGAAGATGAAACAGTTGAAagaaagtttaaataataaaaatcgggaagtccATGCACTTGAGACGAGactgaataatattaatgaagaGTTGGAATGCAGGACCAAGGATTTT includes the following:
- the LOC123268471 gene encoding BTB/POZ domain-containing protein KCTD16, encoding MSQETGEIPSVVELNVGGVFYTTSLSTLTKESDSQLSAIFTGKTPVEKDAKGKYFLDRDGVLFRYVLDFLRNEALTLPEGFRERERLRREAVYYGLPGLEKAIQEANAEGCATTRSLCGRRGVGYITVGYRGSFAFGRDGLADVKFRKLSRILICGRVAICRDVFGETLNESRDPDHGLSDRYTSRFFLKHSFIEQAFDMLQEQGFKLVASCGSGTAGASTEQLKPGVDSEENRWNHYNEFVFVRE
- the LOC123268473 gene encoding uncharacterized protein LOC123268473 is translated as MKVINVNTILVLISLGVLCFSNPHYKGNKRRFIRQVDGTTTAEPKIGLNNTALMSSNDSVSTTMKIKTALQKDRETTTTSPYRETTSSKTTTQSIDKLQYERYTTMNQNRHTTSTTTAMPISLDISSSVSSFVPRQFDVLSFIGGSLFTFCLVGFGVLSWKAYALHIERSYRTI
- the LOC123268472 gene encoding ATP synthase subunit O, mitochondrial, whose translation is MSSSRLNMIVRSFSSSPVTQQLVKPPLQVFGVEGRYATALFSAASKQSSLDAVEKDLLKFQGMLKTDTKLVDFVKDPSVKRKLKADAFKAISTKINLNPATANLLALLAENGRLGLLNQVINAFKLIMAANRGEVVCEVITSKPLDAESKTKLESALKLFLTKGQTLLLTTKVDPSIIGGMVVSIGDKYVDMSIASKVKKYSDIISTAA
- the LOC123268474 gene encoding uncharacterized protein LOC123268474, with the translated sequence MGNLCTSCCKESGSYEDLTPDEQTRRQQQMEAAERRMKEQEQRGIGNINVVKRQQQQAQEREKRENELANAERDAPLKWQVN
- the LOC123268475 gene encoding CCR4-NOT transcription complex subunit 11 gives rise to the protein MSLSPKDLTKLMGILDEENIDTPLDNLIKQLHKEFSSQDKFKVGLTLVLLLQQLDLLPHQVSRLIAMSMLYHLYPGEQFSSTPFASVFNQMLKPGDTLSTQDSKSLSSGHIPVLSQSESKFVASLIAFHGVEMLKQTPRQILEELYFTPISVGADQLTKFQLKLAESHAEFPSISKCGIPIILPDSDANKKIDSKKTLQKEIIENLIDGDPPLCSQNYRPEFLRLAPPLYDHPAGGLKWMPVTELSQFSPEYDVNMCVSNSAGAEARRLMRKAFTKVLTPQQQQHLSTELKKDPKLVYHIGLTPSKLPELVENNPLIAIEVLLKLMQSSQITEYFSVLVNMEMSLHSMEVVNRLTTTVDLPTEFVHLYISNCISTCETIKDRYMQNRLVRLVCVFLQSLIRNKIINVQELFIEVQAFCIEFSRIKEAAALFRLLKQLESGDVAGLNASTTKKNLDVS